The segment GCTTTATCTTCAGCCTCAGCGGCTGCCTTTCTGGCTTCAGCCCGTTTCATGGATATGTCGATTCTTCGCCCTGTCGCGTCGCGATAAAcggtttcttcttcctttgcaGATCTTCTGTGGCACTCAAACTCCCTGCGCTCTTCCTTTTGCCTCCGTTGGAGCTGGGCGGAAACTGCCGCAGCGGTCTGGAGACCAGCATGGGTGCCGTCGCTCATCATAACTAACCCATCATTTCTCTCAACAGTCGGCATTTCGTCATTGGTGCTTCGTCTCGATTCGTTTTCTGCAGCAGTTGACGCAAGAATTGCGTCAGCGGCCGCTGCATCTGTGTCGACCTTTGTCGCTCCCAAGCTCTTCCAATTGCTTTTAGTGGTTTTGCGAAATTCAGATGTAGACCCGGGAACTATTAATGGCAGCTCTTCTCCATGTCTATCGGCCGCTGAGTCCGGATGTATCCAGGAtttgtcatcgtcatccgtAATAACAAGTCCGTTTGCTGTAGACTGTTTTCGTTTGCGCTTCTTGGAGTGAGGCTTAGGGTCTGCCACAAGGTATCGAGAGGCAAGGTAATTTGACAAATCCGAGGGCATTATTATGCTTGAGTAAAACTCTTTTCTCAAGTATTCGAGTTTGTTTGCAGAAGAGAAGATATAATTCGGCCCAAAAACCTGTGCCCAATTTGTGTGGGTTGCAATCGACCTAACCACACTCGGCCCGATTTTGAGGATAATAATCAACGCGACTTCAGAACGTGGGTGCTGTCAGTGGCAATTCATATTCTTGGTGTTGACGTTACGAAGTACCCCCTACCTGCACCTACCTACCCGCCTGGGTAGGTAAGTAAGTATCCGGCACATGGCACCAAGTGCCCTGCAACGTGCTTATGTAATGCCTAAAGCATGAACATATGTACTTCCCGATTACGTCGGCCACATCCTTGGGGTGATGATCATGTGTTGTCATATTTGTAAAACGCCTCTACAACAGC is part of the Metarhizium brunneum chromosome 4, complete sequence genome and harbors:
- the CWC26 gene encoding Pre-mRNA-splicing factor CWC26, encoding MPSDLSNYLASRYLVADPKPHSKKRKRKQSTANGLVITDDDDKSWIHPDSAADRHGEELPLIVPGSTSEFRKTTKSNWKSLGATKVDTDAAAADAILASTAAENESRRSTNDEMPTVERNDGLVMMSDGTHAGLQTAAAVSAQLQRRQKEERREFECHRRSAKEEETVYRDATGRRIDISMKRAEARKAAAEAEDKAQLAKQALKGAVQMNDAQKKREQLEDAKLLPFSRSADDEGMNSELKQQERWNDPMLQFLRDRKNKGRPQKSAPRRRPMYAGAVPPNRYGIKPGYRWDGVDRGTGLEAERFNAINRRDRIKGLDYSWQMDE